The following are encoded together in the Thermus filiformis genome:
- the tilS gene encoding tRNA lysidine(34) synthetase TilS: MDVLEAFREALDRLAPQDPLVLAVSGGGDSVAMAHLVHALGRQAVIAHLDHGLRPDSHLDAAFVEELGRRLGFPVFLERARLPREGNLEARAREARYAFLHRVARRVRARAILTAHTLDDQAETVLFQLVKGTGRALGIRERQGLVVRPLLGLERAALRAYLEALGEAWREDPTNQDLSLDRNYLRLAVLPLLEARFPGAKAALGRFARVQQEEDAFLEEEAARRLLPDPRFFVPAYRALPLLEAPPLLRRRALRRVLEGLGLRPEARLLELLEGALRGRAATLPEGVLARRKAGVLFLIPKEPRLPLPPGFRRARPGDRLASGKRLVEVLAAMGLPKELRPLWPVRAEGERVVEVYGQAETPMRLALEEARLALREGEVPVGAVLLHQGEVHRAHNRVEALRDPTAHAEMLLLRQVGEKNLKGATLYVTLEPCLMCYGALRQAGVRVVYGTENLKEGALTRYGVGEGMAGGLLEEECAKLLRGFFRSHREGCRSG; the protein is encoded by the coding sequence GTGGACGTCTTGGAGGCCTTCCGGGAGGCCCTGGACCGCCTCGCCCCCCAAGACCCCCTGGTCCTGGCCGTCTCCGGCGGGGGGGACTCGGTGGCCATGGCCCACCTGGTCCACGCCTTGGGGCGGCAGGCGGTCATCGCCCATCTGGACCACGGCCTCCGGCCCGACTCCCACCTGGACGCGGCCTTCGTGGAGGAGCTGGGGAGGCGGCTGGGCTTCCCCGTCTTCCTGGAGCGGGCCCGGCTTCCCCGGGAGGGGAACCTGGAGGCCAGGGCGCGGGAGGCCCGCTACGCCTTCCTCCACCGGGTGGCCCGGCGGGTAAGGGCCCGGGCCATCCTCACCGCCCACACCCTGGACGACCAGGCGGAGACGGTCCTCTTCCAGCTGGTCAAGGGGACGGGGCGGGCCCTGGGGATCCGGGAGCGGCAGGGGCTGGTGGTCCGCCCCCTTCTGGGCCTGGAGCGGGCCGCCCTGAGGGCCTACCTCGAGGCCCTGGGGGAGGCCTGGCGGGAGGACCCCACCAACCAGGACCTCTCCCTGGACCGGAACTACCTCCGCCTGGCCGTCCTGCCCCTTTTGGAGGCCCGCTTCCCCGGGGCCAAGGCCGCCCTGGGCCGCTTCGCCCGCGTCCAGCAGGAGGAGGACGCCTTCTTGGAGGAGGAGGCCGCCCGCCGCCTCCTGCCGGACCCCCGGTTCTTCGTCCCCGCCTACCGGGCCCTTCCCCTCCTCGAGGCCCCGCCCCTCCTGCGCAGGCGGGCCTTAAGGCGGGTCCTGGAGGGGCTGGGCCTCAGGCCCGAGGCCCGGCTTTTGGAGCTTCTGGAGGGGGCCCTGCGGGGAAGGGCGGCCACCCTTCCCGAGGGGGTTTTGGCCCGCAGGAAGGCCGGGGTCCTCTTCCTCATCCCAAAGGAGCCGCGCCTCCCCCTCCCCCCGGGCTTCCGCCGCGCCAGGCCCGGCGACCGCCTGGCCTCGGGGAAGCGGCTGGTGGAGGTCCTGGCCGCGATGGGCCTTCCCAAGGAGCTGAGGCCGCTTTGGCCCGTCCGGGCCGAGGGGGAGCGGGTGGTGGAGGTCTACGGCCAGGCGGAGACCCCCATGCGCCTGGCCCTGGAGGAGGCCCGCCTCGCCCTCCGGGAGGGGGAGGTGCCGGTGGGGGCGGTCCTCCTCCACCAGGGGGAGGTCCACCGGGCCCACAACCGGGTGGAGGCCCTGCGCGACCCCACCGCCCACGCGGAGATGCTCCTTTTGCGCCAGGTGGGGGAGAAGAACCTGAAGGGGGCCACCTTGTACGTGACCCTCGAGCCCTGCCTCATGTGCTACGGGGCCCTGCGCCAGGCGGGGGTGCGGGTGGTCTACGGGACGGAGAACCTGAAGGAGGGGGCCCTCACCCGGTACGGGGTGGGGGAGGGGATGGCGGGTGGACTCCTGGAGGAGGAGTGTGCTAAGCTTCTTAGGGGTTTCTTCCGGTCCCACAGGGAGGGGTGCCGGAGCGGTTGA
- a CDS encoding YkgJ family cysteine cluster protein, with the protein MREAERLDWDIALYLEAKGVRPSCRAGCFYCCYPWVTLSRLEAEAIRPHLTPAQKERVLREGPRRLALLRERKDDPGFPGWFFQKAFQEGTPCPLLEEGLCGVYPHRPLACRGVLTESDPERCRPDAPQPSAYLQPPLRMARLRMEALWEEERARYGFLVLGEVAGLLYLLERLPKEKEEAVALLEGLGVLGGRWGYQVV; encoded by the coding sequence GTGAGGGAGGCAGAGCGGCTGGACTGGGATATCGCCCTGTACCTGGAGGCCAAGGGCGTGCGCCCCTCCTGCCGGGCGGGCTGCTTCTACTGCTGCTACCCCTGGGTGACCCTGAGCCGCCTCGAGGCCGAGGCCATCCGGCCCCACCTAACCCCGGCCCAGAAGGAGCGGGTCCTGAGGGAGGGGCCGAGGCGGCTCGCCCTCTTGCGTGAGAGAAAGGACGACCCCGGCTTTCCCGGCTGGTTCTTCCAGAAGGCCTTCCAGGAAGGAACCCCCTGCCCTCTCCTGGAGGAGGGGCTTTGCGGGGTCTACCCCCACCGCCCCCTGGCCTGCCGGGGGGTGCTGACCGAAAGCGACCCCGAAAGGTGCCGGCCGGACGCCCCCCAGCCCAGCGCCTACCTTCAGCCTCCTTTGCGCATGGCCCGGCTCCGGATGGAGGCCCTCTGGGAGGAGGAGCGGGCCCGGTACGGCTTCTTGGTCCTGGGGGAGGTGGCGGGGCTTCTGTACCTTCTGGAGCGGCTTCCCAAGGAAAAGGAAGAGGCGGTGGCCCTGCTGGAGGGCCTGGGGGTCCTGGGGGGGCGGTGGGGGTACCAGGTGGTGTAA
- a CDS encoding DinB family protein, which translates to MPAPFLNPLVPGLPPAVSAWVRGLEEVEEHLGRWAFGLSEEEFWWRPAPGLNPIGGLVRHILGSSYRLLRAGLPGELPGWASLGREWELQGPLEPKEVVVERFRAAWPVLLSEFQGLAGEDLGRPVRVGHLGAEAPLAHVLHHLVEHAQHHAGQVIYAHKLLKAR; encoded by the coding sequence ATGCCTGCGCCTTTTCTGAACCCCCTGGTCCCGGGCCTGCCCCCGGCGGTCTCCGCCTGGGTGCGGGGCCTGGAGGAGGTGGAGGAACACCTCGGCAGGTGGGCCTTCGGCCTTTCCGAGGAGGAGTTCTGGTGGCGGCCCGCCCCCGGCCTGAACCCCATCGGGGGCCTGGTCCGCCACATCCTGGGCAGCTCCTACCGCCTCCTGAGGGCGGGCCTGCCCGGGGAGCTTCCCGGCTGGGCCTCCCTGGGGCGGGAGTGGGAGCTCCAGGGCCCCTTGGAGCCCAAGGAGGTGGTGGTGGAGCGGTTCAGGGCCGCCTGGCCCGTGCTCCTTTCCGAGTTCCAGGGCCTGGCCGGGGAGGACCTGGGCCGGCCGGTCCGGGTCGGGCACCTGGGGGCGGAGGCCCCCTTGGCCCACGTCCTCCACCACCTGGTGGAGCACGCCCAGCACCACGCGGGCCAGGTCATCTACGCCCACAAGCTCCTCAAGGCCCGGTAG
- a CDS encoding DUF3197 domain-containing protein, with protein MERVGLRASPQATLKALEEALRGVRLQEAKVYLITDWQDRRDQARYAVLVHTPKKDVLSLDAFGPAFPGGEEALARLLDFLRSQGASRFYEAVLPRSALYTLFEREDQEVLRAVMASANPADPGLYVPQA; from the coding sequence ATGGAACGTGTCGGTCTACGCGCCTCCCCCCAGGCCACCCTCAAGGCCCTCGAGGAGGCCCTGAGGGGGGTCCGGCTCCAGGAGGCCAAGGTCTACCTCATCACCGACTGGCAGGACCGGCGCGACCAGGCCCGGTACGCGGTCCTGGTCCACACCCCCAAGAAGGACGTCCTCAGCCTGGATGCCTTCGGCCCCGCCTTCCCGGGAGGGGAGGAGGCCCTGGCCCGGCTTTTGGACTTCCTCCGCTCCCAAGGGGCGAGCCGCTTCTACGAGGCGGTCCTGCCCCGATCCGCCCTCTACACCCTGTTTGAGCGGGAGGACCAGGAGGTCCTGCGCGCGGTGATGGCCTCCGCCAACCCCGCCGACCCGGGCCTCTACGTCCCTCAGGCGTAG
- a CDS encoding hydroxymethylglutaryl-CoA lyase, with translation MEGNAIKWVECPRDAWQGFSRLIPTEEKVAFLRRLLEAGFAHLDLTSFVSPKWVPQMADAEEVLRALPPPEGRTYLAIVANEKGLERALAAENLTHVGYPFSLSETFQRKNTNRSIKDSWPLVQEMVERTRGRLGLVVYLSMAFGNPYGDPWSVEGVLEAIARLREMGVQEIALADTYGVADPKRIHEVFKAAVDRFGPEGLGAHLHARPEGVLAKVEAVLAAGVFWLEGALAGVGGCPFAGDELVGNLPTEHVLPFLEAKGLRTGVNLSRLPLLAEEAARLKARYA, from the coding sequence GTGGAAGGAAACGCAATCAAGTGGGTGGAATGCCCCCGGGACGCCTGGCAGGGGTTTTCCCGCCTCATCCCCACCGAGGAGAAGGTGGCCTTCCTGAGGCGCCTTCTGGAGGCGGGCTTCGCCCACCTGGACCTCACGAGCTTCGTCTCCCCCAAATGGGTCCCCCAGATGGCGGACGCCGAGGAGGTGCTAAGGGCCCTCCCCCCACCCGAGGGGCGGACCTACCTGGCCATCGTGGCCAACGAGAAGGGGCTGGAAAGAGCCCTGGCGGCGGAGAACCTCACCCACGTGGGCTACCCCTTTTCCCTTTCCGAAACCTTCCAGCGGAAGAACACCAACCGGTCCATAAAGGACTCCTGGCCCTTGGTCCAGGAGATGGTGGAAAGGACCCGGGGGCGGCTTGGCCTCGTGGTCTACCTCTCCATGGCCTTCGGCAACCCCTACGGGGACCCCTGGAGCGTGGAGGGCGTTTTGGAGGCCATCGCCCGGCTGCGGGAAATGGGCGTGCAGGAAATCGCCCTCGCCGACACCTATGGGGTGGCGGACCCCAAGCGCATCCATGAGGTCTTCAAAGCCGCCGTGGACCGCTTCGGCCCCGAAGGCCTCGGGGCCCACCTCCACGCCCGCCCCGAGGGGGTTCTGGCCAAGGTGGAGGCGGTGCTCGCCGCCGGGGTCTTTTGGCTCGAGGGGGCCCTGGCCGGGGTGGGGGGATGCCCCTTCGCCGGGGACGAGCTGGTGGGCAACCTCCCCACGGAGCACGTCCTGCCCTTCCTGGAGGCCAAGGGCCTGAGGACGGGGGTCAACCTAAGCCGCCTTCCCCTCCTGGCGGAGGAGGCGGCCCGGCTCAAGGCCCGCTACGCCTGA
- a CDS encoding acyl-CoA carboxylase subunit beta, translating into MLETALRPEDRESPTFKANKDAWVALVRDYRESLERVRQGGGPKAIERQHKKGRLTARERIARLLDPGSPFHELMTFAGLGLYEEWGGAPSGGVVTGIGRIAGRDWMIIANDATVKAGAFFPITAKKVIRAQTIALENRIPTVYLVDSAGVFLPLQDEVFPDQDDFGRIFYLNARMSALGIPQISAIMGNCVAGGAYLPVMTDVVIMTEGSGLYLAGPALVKAAIGQEVSSEELGGARMHAEVSGTVDFYEPTDEAALERIRKLAALYPPPRLAAWAEGRKEPQDPLYPPEDLYGLVSPDGSRAYDVREVIARLVDGSEFLEYKASYGETLVTGFARIGGFPVGIVANQRLVIRKRGRIEVGGVIYAEAADKAARFILDVNQMNIPLLFLQDVTGFMVGKESEQAGIIRRGAKLVNAVSNSVVPKITVILGGSFGAGNYALAGKAYAPRFIFAWPSTKYAVMGGAQAAKTLLELEVEKLKREGKEPSDEELKELYERIKGRYEETLDPRYAAARLWVDEVIFPHETRAWVVKALEAAALNPEREPFRVGVFQV; encoded by the coding sequence ATGCTGGAAACCGCCCTGCGCCCGGAGGACCGGGAAAGCCCCACCTTCAAGGCCAACAAGGACGCCTGGGTGGCCCTGGTGCGGGACTACAGGGAAAGCCTGGAAAGGGTGCGCCAAGGAGGAGGCCCCAAGGCCATAGAGCGCCAGCACAAGAAAGGCCGCCTCACCGCCCGGGAGCGGATCGCCCGGCTTTTGGACCCGGGAAGCCCCTTCCACGAGCTGATGACCTTCGCGGGCCTCGGCCTGTACGAGGAGTGGGGCGGGGCCCCCTCAGGGGGGGTGGTGACGGGGATCGGCCGCATCGCGGGCCGGGACTGGATGATCATCGCCAACGACGCCACCGTCAAGGCGGGGGCCTTCTTCCCCATCACCGCCAAGAAGGTGATCCGGGCCCAGACCATCGCCCTGGAGAACCGCATCCCCACGGTCTACCTGGTGGACTCCGCCGGGGTCTTCCTGCCCCTGCAGGACGAGGTCTTCCCGGACCAGGACGACTTCGGCCGCATCTTCTACCTGAACGCCCGCATGTCCGCTTTAGGCATCCCCCAGATCAGCGCCATCATGGGGAACTGCGTGGCCGGGGGGGCCTACCTGCCGGTGATGACCGACGTCGTCATCATGACCGAGGGGAGCGGGCTCTACCTGGCGGGGCCGGCCCTGGTGAAGGCGGCCATCGGCCAGGAGGTCTCCTCGGAGGAGCTGGGCGGGGCCCGGATGCACGCGGAGGTCTCGGGGACGGTGGACTTCTACGAGCCCACGGACGAGGCCGCCCTGGAGCGCATCCGCAAGCTCGCCGCCCTCTACCCCCCGCCCCGCCTCGCCGCCTGGGCCGAGGGGCGGAAGGAGCCCCAAGACCCCCTCTACCCGCCGGAGGACCTCTACGGCCTGGTCTCGCCGGACGGGAGCCGGGCCTACGACGTGCGGGAGGTGATCGCGCGCCTGGTGGACGGCTCGGAGTTCTTGGAGTACAAGGCCTCCTACGGGGAGACCCTAGTCACGGGCTTCGCCCGCATCGGGGGCTTCCCCGTGGGGATCGTGGCCAACCAGCGCCTGGTCATCCGGAAGCGGGGCCGGATAGAGGTGGGGGGCGTGATCTACGCCGAGGCCGCCGACAAGGCCGCCCGCTTCATCCTGGACGTGAACCAGATGAACATCCCCCTCCTCTTCCTCCAGGACGTGACGGGCTTCATGGTGGGGAAGGAGTCGGAGCAGGCGGGGATCATCCGGCGGGGGGCCAAGCTGGTGAACGCGGTTTCTAACTCGGTGGTGCCCAAGATCACCGTCATCCTGGGGGGGTCCTTCGGGGCGGGGAACTACGCCCTGGCGGGCAAGGCCTACGCCCCCCGGTTCATCTTCGCCTGGCCCAGCACCAAGTACGCGGTGATGGGCGGGGCCCAGGCGGCCAAGACCCTTTTGGAGCTCGAGGTGGAGAAGCTCAAGCGGGAGGGGAAGGAGCCCTCGGACGAGGAGCTCAAGGAGCTCTACGAGCGCATCAAGGGCCGGTACGAGGAGACCCTGGACCCCCGGTACGCCGCCGCCCGGCTCTGGGTGGACGAGGTCATCTTCCCCCACGAGACCCGGGCCTGGGTGGTGAAGGCCCTGGAGGCCGCGGCCCTGAACCCCGAGCGGGAGCCCTTCAGGGTGGGAGTCTTCCAGGTCTAG
- the rnhA gene encoding ribonuclease HI codes for MKRVQIYTDGACLGNPGPGGWAALLRFHTREKLLSGGEPCTTNNRMELKAAIEGLKALKEPCEVDLYTDSQYLKKAFTEGWLERWRQRGWRTAEGKPVKNRDLWEALLLTMAPHQVRFHFVEGHAGHPENERVDREARRQARAQAKTPCPPQAPTLFHEEA; via the coding sequence ATGAAGCGGGTCCAGATCTACACCGACGGCGCCTGCCTGGGAAACCCCGGCCCCGGGGGATGGGCGGCCCTCCTCCGCTTCCACACCCGCGAGAAGCTCCTTTCTGGGGGAGAGCCCTGCACCACCAATAACCGCATGGAACTCAAAGCGGCCATAGAGGGCCTAAAAGCCCTCAAGGAGCCTTGCGAGGTGGACCTCTACACCGACAGCCAGTACCTCAAGAAAGCCTTCACCGAAGGCTGGCTGGAGCGCTGGCGGCAAAGGGGCTGGCGGACGGCGGAGGGCAAGCCCGTGAAAAACCGCGACCTCTGGGAGGCCCTCCTCCTCACCATGGCCCCCCACCAGGTGCGCTTCCACTTCGTGGAGGGGCACGCAGGCCACCCGGAGAACGAGCGGGTGGACCGGGAGGCGAGGCGCCAGGCCCGGGCCCAAGCCAAGACCCCCTGCCCGCCCCAAGCCCCCACCCTTTTCCACGAAGAGGCATAA
- a CDS encoding VOC family protein, translating to MDVLETCIYAEDLEAARAFYEGVLGLPCFQYRPPRHAFFRAGRGVFLVFNPRVTEKEAELPPHGARGSVHVAFRVEEEDLPLWAKRLEAAGHPVWWAEWPRGRSLYTRDPAGNLVELAPAAIWGL from the coding sequence GTGGACGTCCTGGAGACATGCATCTACGCCGAGGACCTGGAGGCCGCCCGGGCCTTCTACGAGGGGGTCCTGGGCCTGCCCTGCTTCCAGTACCGCCCTCCCCGCCACGCCTTCTTCCGGGCCGGGCGGGGGGTGTTTTTGGTCTTCAACCCTCGGGTGACGGAGAAGGAGGCCGAGCTTCCGCCCCACGGGGCCAGGGGGAGCGTCCACGTGGCCTTCCGGGTGGAGGAGGAGGACCTGCCCCTTTGGGCGAAGCGGCTCGAGGCGGCGGGCCACCCCGTCTGGTGGGCCGAGTGGCCCCGGGGAAGAAGCCTGTACACCCGCGACCCCGCGGGCAACCTGGTGGAGCTCGCCCCAGCGGCCATTTGGGGGCTATGA
- the guaA gene encoding glutamine-hydrolyzing GMP synthase, with product MSLVILDFGSQYTRLIARRVRELRAYSVILPGTAPLERVLAEKPQALILSGGPSSVFDPQAPRPDPRVLELGLPVLGICYGMQYLAQHFGGRVERGGRREYGKALLLEAKGPLFRGLTPPLQVWMSHSDYVAELPPGFTSVARTEENPVAALMSEDGRYLGVQFHPEVRHTPEGMAMLENFLELAGVRRDWTPEHTLERLVQEVRARVGKDRVLLAVSGGVDSSTLALLLAKSGVDHLAVFVDHGLLRQGEREGVEGALRALGVNLRVVEAKERFLKALKGVEDPEEKRRIIGRTFVEVFEEVARKEGPFRFLAQGTLYPDVIESAGSEHAAKIKSHHNVGGLPEDLSFELLEPFRTLFKDEVRALALLLGLPEPLRLRHPFPGPGLAVRVLGEVTEEKLSILRQADAIFTEVLWEEGLYHQVDQALAVLLPVRSVGVVGDERHYGYVVALRAVTTEDFMTADWARLPLEALDKAARRITREVPEVGRVVYDLTSKPPATIEWE from the coding sequence ATGAGCCTGGTGATCCTGGACTTTGGCTCCCAGTACACCCGCCTCATCGCCCGGCGCGTCCGGGAGCTCAGGGCCTACTCGGTCATCCTCCCGGGCACCGCCCCCTTGGAGCGGGTCCTGGCGGAGAAGCCCCAGGCCCTCATCCTCTCCGGCGGCCCCAGTAGCGTCTTTGACCCCCAGGCTCCCAGGCCCGACCCGCGGGTCCTGGAACTGGGCCTCCCCGTTTTGGGCATCTGCTACGGGATGCAGTACCTGGCCCAGCACTTTGGGGGCCGGGTGGAGCGGGGAGGGCGGCGGGAGTACGGCAAGGCCCTCCTTCTGGAGGCCAAGGGGCCCCTCTTCCGGGGCCTCACCCCTCCCCTCCAGGTCTGGATGAGCCACTCGGACTACGTGGCCGAGCTCCCCCCGGGGTTCACAAGCGTGGCCCGCACCGAGGAAAACCCCGTGGCCGCCCTGATGAGCGAGGACGGCCGCTACCTGGGGGTGCAGTTCCACCCCGAGGTCCGGCACACCCCGGAAGGGATGGCCATGCTGGAGAACTTCCTCGAGCTCGCCGGGGTGAGGCGGGACTGGACCCCGGAGCACACCCTGGAGCGCCTGGTCCAGGAGGTGCGGGCCAGGGTGGGGAAGGACCGGGTCCTCCTGGCCGTCTCCGGGGGGGTGGACTCCTCCACCCTGGCCCTCCTCCTCGCCAAAAGCGGGGTGGACCACCTGGCGGTCTTCGTGGACCACGGGCTCTTGCGCCAAGGGGAGCGGGAAGGGGTGGAGGGGGCGCTCAGGGCCCTCGGGGTGAACCTCCGGGTGGTGGAGGCCAAGGAGCGCTTCCTAAAGGCCCTCAAGGGGGTGGAGGACCCCGAGGAAAAGCGGCGCATCATCGGCCGGACCTTTGTGGAGGTGTTTGAGGAGGTGGCGCGGAAGGAAGGGCCCTTCCGCTTCCTGGCCCAGGGGACCCTGTATCCGGACGTGATCGAGTCCGCGGGCTCGGAGCATGCGGCCAAGATCAAAAGCCACCACAACGTGGGTGGGCTTCCCGAGGACCTGTCCTTTGAGCTCCTGGAACCCTTCCGCACCCTCTTCAAGGACGAGGTCCGGGCCCTGGCCCTTCTCCTGGGCCTCCCCGAGCCTCTGCGGCTCCGCCACCCCTTCCCGGGGCCGGGGCTGGCGGTGCGGGTCCTGGGGGAGGTCACGGAGGAAAAGCTCTCCATCCTGCGCCAGGCGGACGCCATCTTCACCGAGGTCCTCTGGGAGGAGGGGCTGTACCACCAGGTGGACCAGGCCCTGGCCGTCCTCCTGCCCGTCCGGAGCGTGGGGGTGGTGGGGGACGAGCGGCACTACGGGTACGTGGTGGCCCTCAGGGCGGTGACCACGGAGGACTTCATGACCGCGGACTGGGCCCGGCTGCCCCTCGAGGCCCTGGACAAGGCCGCCCGCCGCATCACCCGGGAGGTGCCGGAGGTGGGCCGGGTGGTCTACGACCTCACCTCCAAGCCCCCGGCCACCATAGAATGGGAGTAA
- a CDS encoding S-ribosylhomocysteine lyase → MAEVESFKLDHTRVRAPYVRLAGRVLTPRGDVVEKYDLRLAQPNREALPTASLHTLEHLLASLLRDHLDGVIDLSPMGCRTGFYLTVLGPLSPERVLEAWEKALQGVLRAEEVPGASEKECGNYRDHDLEGAKAWARKALEEGLKVQESVYL, encoded by the coding sequence GTGGCCGAGGTAGAGTCCTTCAAGCTGGACCACACGAGGGTGCGGGCCCCTTACGTCCGCCTGGCGGGCCGGGTCCTGACCCCCCGGGGGGACGTGGTGGAGAAGTACGACCTGCGGCTGGCCCAGCCCAACCGGGAGGCCCTGCCCACCGCGAGCCTCCACACCCTCGAGCACCTCCTGGCGAGCCTCCTTCGGGACCACCTGGACGGGGTAATAGACCTGTCCCCCATGGGCTGCCGGACGGGGTTTTACCTGACCGTCCTGGGCCCCCTCTCCCCAGAGAGGGTCCTGGAGGCCTGGGAGAAGGCCCTCCAAGGGGTCCTGCGGGCGGAGGAGGTCCCCGGGGCCTCGGAAAAGGAGTGCGGGAACTACCGGGACCACGACCTGGAGGGGGCCAAGGCCTGGGCGCGCAAAGCGCTGGAGGAGGGCCTGAAGGTGCAGGAGAGCGTATACCTATGA
- the mtnN gene encoding 5'-methylthioadenosine/S-adenosylhomocysteine nucleosidase: MTALFAAEPEEAEALRRAFGAGESLPAPFPLARAPGVLLAETGVGKAAASSAVAYVLARYPVRRAFFLGVAGALDPSLRALDLLLAEDAVQWDVDLTPFGRAPGETAFGARFFPSDPGLLLRVEEAARALGYPVRRGRVATGDRFLAEREEALRLRERFGASAVEMEGAAALFVAWRFGVPMALVRVVTDGAGEGAAKDFARFLRLASERLSRVALRAVY, encoded by the coding sequence GTGACGGCCCTCTTCGCTGCGGAGCCTGAGGAAGCGGAGGCCCTCCGGCGGGCTTTCGGGGCCGGGGAGAGCCTCCCGGCCCCCTTCCCCTTGGCCCGCGCCCCGGGGGTCCTCTTGGCCGAGACCGGGGTGGGGAAGGCGGCGGCCTCGAGCGCGGTGGCCTATGTCCTGGCCCGCTACCCCGTCCGCCGCGCCTTTTTCCTGGGGGTGGCGGGGGCCTTGGACCCCTCCTTGCGGGCCTTGGACCTCCTCCTGGCCGAGGACGCGGTTCAGTGGGACGTGGACCTCACCCCCTTCGGCCGGGCCCCGGGGGAGACCGCCTTCGGGGCGCGCTTCTTCCCCTCGGACCCGGGGCTTCTCCTGCGGGTGGAGGAGGCGGCCCGCGCCCTGGGCTACCCCGTGCGCCGGGGCCGGGTGGCCACGGGGGACCGGTTTTTGGCCGAAAGGGAGGAGGCCTTGAGGCTTCGGGAGCGGTTTGGGGCCAGCGCGGTGGAGATGGAAGGAGCGGCCGCCCTCTTCGTGGCCTGGCGCTTCGGGGTGCCCATGGCCCTAGTCCGGGTGGTGACGGACGGGGCGGGGGAGGGCGCGGCAAAGGACTTCGCCCGCTTCCTCCGCTTGGCGAGCGAGCGGCTTTCCCGGGTGGCCCTCAGGGCCGTATACTGA
- a CDS encoding ribose-phosphate diphosphokinase, with amino-acid sequence MEIRIFSGNAHPDLAGRVAAALGLPLGQALVERFPDGEVRVRLLESVRGDDVYLVQPTSPPVNDHLMELLLLADAARRSSAARINAVIPYFGYARQDKQTQGREPISAKLVANLLEAVGVDRVIAIDLHAPQIQGFFDIPVDHLSAVRLFARYLRERGLDQEAVVVSPDAGRAEEARRLSERLGLPFAMLAKRRTGPRETQVTYVIGDVEGKRPLVIDDIVSTGGTIRRGVEALLEAGARPEVVVLATHPVLVAGARENLAHPAIREVVFTDTIPLREGGYTVLSTAELLAQAIRHVHTNQSVSALI; translated from the coding sequence ATGGAAATCCGGATCTTTTCGGGAAACGCTCATCCGGACCTGGCGGGGCGGGTGGCCGCGGCCCTGGGCCTTCCCCTGGGCCAGGCCCTGGTGGAGCGCTTTCCGGACGGGGAGGTGCGGGTGAGGCTTCTGGAAAGCGTCCGGGGGGACGACGTCTACCTGGTCCAGCCCACCAGCCCCCCGGTGAACGACCATCTGATGGAGCTCCTCCTCCTGGCGGACGCCGCCCGCAGGAGCTCCGCCGCCCGCATCAACGCCGTCATCCCCTACTTCGGCTACGCCCGGCAGGACAAGCAGACCCAGGGCCGGGAACCCATCAGCGCCAAGCTGGTGGCCAACCTCCTCGAGGCCGTGGGGGTGGACCGGGTCATCGCCATAGACCTGCACGCCCCCCAGATCCAGGGCTTCTTTGACATCCCCGTGGACCACCTTTCCGCGGTCCGGCTCTTCGCCCGCTACCTGCGGGAGCGGGGGCTGGACCAGGAGGCGGTGGTGGTCTCCCCGGACGCGGGCCGGGCCGAAGAGGCGCGTAGGCTTTCCGAGCGCCTGGGCCTCCCCTTCGCCATGCTGGCCAAGCGCCGAACCGGACCCCGCGAGACCCAGGTGACCTACGTGATCGGGGACGTGGAGGGGAAGCGGCCTCTGGTCATTGACGACATCGTCTCCACCGGCGGGACGATCCGCCGGGGGGTGGAGGCCCTCCTCGAGGCGGGGGCGCGGCCGGAGGTGGTGGTCCTGGCCACCCACCCGGTCCTGGTGGCGGGGGCGCGGGAGAACCTGGCCCACCCCGCCATCCGGGAGGTGGTCTTCACCGACACCATCCCCTTGAGGGAGGGGGGGTATACCGTCTTGTCCACCGCCGAGCTCTTGGCCCAGGCCATCCGGCACGTGCACACCAACCAGTCGGTGAGCGCTTTAATCTGA
- a CDS encoding 50S ribosomal protein L25 yields the protein MEYRLKAYYRETEKPNALRRMGKLPGVMYNKSLNRKVYVDLAEFDKVFRQAGIHHVITLELPDGGLVPSLVRQVNLDKRRRRPEHVDFYVLSDEPVEMYIPLRFVGEAPGVREGGVLQEVHRDILVRVSPRSIPEYIEVDISGLYIGDSLHAEDLKLPEGVRLAMDPKETIVAVVPPEDVEKLAAEAEAAPAEPEVIRKGKKEEE from the coding sequence ATGGAGTACAGACTGAAGGCCTATTACCGGGAGACGGAGAAGCCGAACGCCCTCAGGCGGATGGGGAAGCTCCCCGGGGTGATGTACAACAAGAGCCTGAACCGGAAGGTCTACGTGGACCTGGCGGAGTTTGACAAGGTCTTCCGCCAGGCGGGGATCCACCACGTGATCACCCTGGAGCTTCCGGACGGCGGCCTCGTGCCCTCCTTGGTCCGGCAGGTCAACCTGGACAAGAGGCGGCGCCGCCCCGAGCACGTGGACTTCTACGTCCTCTCCGACGAGCCGGTGGAGATGTACATCCCCCTGCGCTTCGTGGGCGAGGCCCCCGGGGTGCGGGAGGGCGGGGTGCTCCAGGAGGTCCACCGGGACATCCTGGTCCGGGTTTCGCCCCGGAGCATCCCCGAGTACATTGAGGTGGACATCTCCGGCCTCTACATCGGCGACTCCCTGCACGCGGAGGACCTGAAGCTGCCCGAGGGGGTGCGGCTGGCCATGGACCCCAAGGAGACCATCGTGGCCGTGGTGCCCCCCGAGGACGTGGAGAAGCTCGCCGCCGAGGCCGAGGCTGCCCCCGCCGAGCCCGAGGTCATCCGGAAAGGCAAGAAGGAAGAAGAGTAG